In Paraburkholderia terrae, a genomic segment contains:
- a CDS encoding MFS transporter, whose protein sequence is MITTTSTATDTRATGNPDTDFSGNVDALYRKLTRRIIPLILVCYFFGYLDRVNVGFAKLQMMTDLQLSDAAYGVGAGLFFIGYLLLQIPAGWVVRAVGVKKCIAGSMIAWGVVSIATLATRDQTTFYALRFLLGITEATFFPAVIAYFSAWFPSRRLSRVMALLFLAMPLGVVIGGPLSGWIMDVTHGGLGLRGWQWMFVIEGLPAVLLGLYLLATVTERIEDVSWLSDAEKRTVHQEMASEAEGKRSSFRAALREPTLWLLFATSFLYNVGNYGLIFWMPTMIKALGALSNFEVGVISAVPYLVASVTMVLNARDAVRTGERRWHTAAPVIVGGAALLASVGMRTHPVLAIACLTIGVAGIMSTLAMFWSLPSRILAGEATAGGAGLVNIGAAIAGFVGPSIMGYLISLTGSTQFGVAILALALFCAAALILAIPRRFMGRA, encoded by the coding sequence ATGATAACGACCACTAGCACCGCAACCGATACGAGAGCGACGGGCAATCCCGACACAGATTTCAGCGGCAACGTCGATGCGCTCTATCGCAAACTCACGCGACGCATCATACCGCTCATCCTCGTCTGCTATTTCTTCGGCTACCTCGATCGCGTGAACGTCGGATTTGCAAAGTTACAGATGATGACCGATCTGCAACTGTCGGACGCCGCGTATGGTGTGGGCGCGGGCCTCTTCTTTATCGGCTATCTGCTGCTACAGATTCCAGCAGGCTGGGTCGTGCGCGCCGTCGGCGTCAAGAAATGCATCGCCGGTTCGATGATCGCATGGGGTGTCGTTTCCATCGCTACGCTCGCTACTCGCGACCAGACGACCTTCTATGCGCTCAGGTTTCTGCTCGGCATAACCGAGGCGACCTTCTTCCCTGCCGTGATCGCATATTTCAGCGCCTGGTTTCCGTCACGAAGGCTATCGCGAGTGATGGCGCTGCTGTTTCTCGCGATGCCGCTCGGCGTGGTGATCGGAGGCCCGCTCTCAGGCTGGATCATGGATGTGACACATGGCGGCCTCGGCTTGCGCGGCTGGCAATGGATGTTCGTCATCGAAGGGTTGCCAGCTGTGTTACTCGGACTCTATCTGCTGGCCACCGTAACCGAACGCATCGAGGACGTCAGTTGGCTCAGCGATGCTGAGAAGCGCACGGTGCATCAGGAAATGGCCAGTGAAGCCGAAGGTAAGCGCTCCAGCTTCCGAGCTGCGCTGCGCGAGCCCACGTTATGGTTGCTGTTCGCGACCTCGTTCCTCTATAACGTGGGCAACTACGGGCTGATTTTTTGGATGCCTACTATGATCAAGGCACTCGGCGCGCTCAGCAACTTTGAGGTTGGCGTCATTAGCGCGGTACCTTATCTCGTCGCCTCCGTGACGATGGTTCTGAATGCACGGGATGCAGTGCGCACCGGAGAGCGCCGCTGGCACACCGCCGCACCTGTAATCGTGGGCGGCGCAGCGTTGCTGGCGAGCGTGGGCATGCGCACGCATCCGGTATTGGCTATCGCTTGCCTGACCATCGGCGTGGCCGGCATCATGAGCACGCTCGCAATGTTCTGGAGCTTGCCTTCGCGCATTCTCGCCGGCGAAGCCACTGCTGGCGGCGCAGGCCTTGTGAACATCGGCGCGGCGATAGCAGGCTTCGTCGGTCCATCGATTATGGGCTATCTCATTAGCCTGACCGGTAGCACCCAATTCGGAGTGGCAATACTCGCGCTCGCACTCTTCTGCGCAGCTGCCCTCATCCTCGCAATTCCGCGACGCTTCATGGGACGCGCGTGA
- a CDS encoding N-acyl-D-amino-acid deacylase family protein — protein sequence MHYDVILRHGELIDGTGAARYSADLGVLGERIAAIGDLSRDTSNTVIDAQGQIVAPGFIDSHTHDDAFVLSVPSVEPKVCQGVTTVIAGNCGISLAPLCADREVPQPLDLLGAWQLFRFPSFAAYLDALDAAPAAVNTVALVGHSTLRVRHMADLQRAANAQEIAAMAADVRESMAAGAYGVSSGTFYPPAAAATLQELIDVCAPLRETGGVFATHLRDETTHIMDSLEEAFEIGRALNVRVVLSHHKVAGKENHGRSVQTLARIDAQRAQQRLCLDCHPYPATSTMLRADRIRQSSRVMLAWSKPHPEFAGRDFHELLSMFNDSIDSAIEALSPAGAIYFVMDESDVERIFQHEMTMVGSDGLPNDTRPHPRLWGTFPRVLGEFSRTRRLFPLEAAVHKMTGLTAEQFGIEERGRLVVGNYADLVVFDPERVIDRATFAEPTLRPEGIEHVFVNGRAVLTNTRLTGARPGRALRRSHMRHIGKANSPALYTSHAHA from the coding sequence ATGCATTACGACGTCATCCTTCGCCACGGTGAGCTTATCGACGGCACGGGCGCCGCGCGCTACAGCGCTGACCTTGGTGTACTCGGCGAACGCATCGCCGCAATTGGCGACCTCTCACGCGACACGTCCAACACAGTGATTGACGCCCAAGGCCAGATTGTCGCGCCCGGATTCATCGACAGCCATACACACGACGACGCGTTCGTACTGAGCGTCCCGAGCGTCGAACCGAAGGTCTGTCAGGGCGTGACGACAGTGATAGCGGGCAATTGCGGTATCAGCCTCGCGCCCTTGTGTGCAGACCGAGAAGTGCCGCAGCCGCTGGATTTGCTTGGCGCCTGGCAGTTGTTTCGTTTCCCATCCTTCGCTGCATACCTGGACGCGCTCGACGCCGCACCCGCCGCCGTCAACACGGTCGCGCTGGTCGGTCACTCTACGCTACGCGTGCGTCACATGGCCGATCTGCAGCGCGCGGCTAACGCCCAAGAAATCGCAGCGATGGCCGCCGACGTGCGTGAATCAATGGCTGCGGGCGCGTACGGCGTGTCGTCCGGGACCTTCTATCCGCCAGCCGCCGCCGCGACACTGCAGGAACTCATTGATGTGTGCGCCCCGCTGCGCGAAACCGGCGGCGTGTTTGCCACGCACCTGCGCGACGAGACCACGCACATTATGGATTCACTTGAAGAAGCCTTCGAGATCGGCCGCGCGCTCAACGTCCGCGTGGTGCTCTCGCATCACAAGGTGGCCGGCAAAGAGAATCACGGGCGCTCAGTGCAGACGCTAGCACGCATCGACGCTCAGCGGGCGCAACAGCGCCTGTGCCTCGACTGCCATCCCTATCCAGCCACATCGACCATGCTGCGCGCGGATCGCATTCGCCAGTCGTCACGGGTGATGCTCGCGTGGTCGAAACCGCATCCCGAATTCGCAGGCCGCGATTTCCATGAACTGCTGTCGATGTTCAACGATTCCATTGATTCTGCGATCGAGGCACTGAGCCCAGCGGGCGCGATCTACTTCGTAATGGACGAGAGCGACGTCGAGCGCATCTTCCAGCATGAGATGACGATGGTAGGTTCCGACGGCCTACCCAACGACACACGCCCCCATCCACGCCTATGGGGCACGTTCCCACGTGTCCTGGGCGAATTTTCGCGCACGCGCCGCCTTTTCCCGCTCGAAGCAGCTGTGCACAAGATGACGGGCCTCACCGCAGAGCAGTTCGGCATTGAAGAGCGTGGCCGTCTCGTCGTGGGGAATTACGCTGACCTTGTGGTGTTTGATCCGGAGCGCGTCATTGATCGCGCAACCTTCGCCGAGCCAACGCTGCGCCCCGAAGGCATCGAGCATGTGTTCGTGAACGGCCGTGCCGTACTGACGAATACCCGGCTCACCGGTGCGCGCCCAGGCCGCGCGCTCCGCCGTTCACACATGAGGCATATCGGAAAGGCGAATTCGCCCGCTTTGTACACCTCACATGCACACGCCTGA